The Burkholderia cepacia genome includes a region encoding these proteins:
- a CDS encoding NAD(P)-dependent oxidoreductase codes for MKPRIVAYKPLPDDVLAYLREHADVVQADGAAALADALGDADGAIGASLKVTPDMLDRAPRLKAWSTISVGYDNFDVADLTRRGIVLAHTPDVLTESTADTVFSLILASARRVVELAEWVKAGHWHRSIGPDLYGTDVQGKTLGIVGLGRIGGAVARRAALGFRMQVLYANRSAHAEAETQYGARRVTLDELLAASDFVCLQVPLSPETHHLIGAAEFAKMKRGAILINASRGPVVDEAALIDALRAGTIRGAGLDVFEKEPLAADSPLLQMKNVVALPHIGSATHETRHAMARCAAENLVGALAGTLRTNLVNPDVLTRARAG; via the coding sequence ATGAAGCCTCGTATCGTCGCGTACAAACCGCTGCCCGATGACGTCCTCGCGTACCTGCGCGAGCATGCGGACGTCGTGCAGGCCGACGGCGCCGCCGCCCTCGCCGATGCGCTCGGCGACGCGGACGGCGCGATCGGCGCGAGCCTGAAGGTCACGCCGGACATGCTCGACCGCGCACCGCGGCTGAAGGCATGGTCGACGATTTCGGTCGGCTACGACAACTTCGACGTCGCGGATCTCACGCGGCGTGGGATCGTGCTCGCGCATACGCCGGACGTGCTGACCGAATCGACCGCCGATACGGTGTTCTCGCTGATCCTCGCGTCCGCGCGACGCGTGGTCGAGTTGGCCGAGTGGGTGAAGGCCGGCCACTGGCATCGCAGCATCGGTCCCGACCTGTACGGCACCGACGTGCAGGGCAAGACGCTCGGCATCGTCGGGCTCGGGCGGATCGGCGGCGCGGTTGCGCGCCGTGCGGCGCTCGGCTTCCGGATGCAGGTGTTGTACGCGAACCGGTCCGCGCATGCGGAAGCCGAAACGCAGTACGGCGCACGGCGCGTGACGCTCGACGAACTGCTCGCCGCGTCCGATTTCGTGTGCCTGCAGGTGCCGCTGTCGCCGGAAACGCACCACCTGATCGGCGCGGCCGAATTCGCGAAGATGAAGCGCGGCGCGATCCTGATCAACGCGTCGCGCGGGCCGGTGGTCGACGAAGCCGCGCTGATCGATGCGCTGCGTGCGGGTACGATCCGCGGCGCGGGGCTCGACGTGTTCGAGAAGGAACCGCTGGCCGCGGATTCGCCGCTGCTGCAGATGAAGAATGTCGTCGCGCTGCCGCATATCGGCTCGGCGACGCACGAGACGCGCCACGCGATGGCGCGCTGCGCCGCGGAAAACCTGGTCGGCGCGCTGGCCGGCACGCTGCGCACGAATCTCGTCAATCCGGATGTGCTGACCCGCGCACGCGCCGGCTGA
- a CDS encoding YhfC family intramembrane metalloprotease, with protein MTVAPVTLAVLIAATLIIALLPLVLFRILRKPLALNRRDTIVGVAVFTLFAMILERAFHGLVLSQTPPDGWLTQPLAFVAYSALATAVFEEVGRYLGMRFLNRRYGASAGDSRGIGYGIGHGGAEAWFVGVLVWGQWSYLAWLASRGQLDAQLAGLPGDAVLRLHVMLATLSGPSIAMLLLERCAAFVLQLALSVLVWRGVRAGRAGVLPLAIVLHALAAAPALLYQVRVLPAGWVEAAHFVLAAVLIGVLVKTCRPARAAA; from the coding sequence ATGACTGTCGCCCCCGTCACGCTGGCGGTGCTGATCGCCGCCACGCTGATCATCGCGCTTCTGCCGCTCGTCCTCTTCCGTATCCTGCGCAAGCCGCTCGCGCTGAACCGCCGCGACACGATCGTCGGCGTGGCCGTCTTCACGCTGTTCGCGATGATCCTCGAACGCGCATTCCACGGGCTCGTGCTGAGCCAGACGCCGCCCGACGGCTGGCTCACGCAGCCGCTCGCGTTCGTCGCGTACAGCGCGCTCGCGACCGCCGTGTTCGAGGAAGTCGGCCGCTATCTCGGGATGCGTTTCCTGAACCGCCGCTACGGCGCGTCGGCCGGCGACAGCCGCGGAATCGGCTACGGGATCGGCCACGGTGGCGCCGAAGCGTGGTTCGTCGGCGTACTCGTGTGGGGCCAGTGGTCGTATCTCGCGTGGCTCGCGAGCCGCGGCCAGCTCGACGCGCAGCTCGCGGGGCTGCCGGGCGATGCCGTGCTGCGCCTGCACGTGATGCTGGCGACGTTGTCGGGGCCGTCGATCGCGATGCTGCTGCTCGAGCGCTGCGCGGCGTTCGTGCTGCAGCTTGCGCTGTCGGTGCTGGTCTGGCGCGGCGTGCGCGCCGGCCGCGCGGGCGTGTTGCCGCTCGCGATCGTGCTGCATGCGCTGGCGGCCGCGCCGGCGCTGCTGTATCAGGTGCGCGTGCTGCCGGCCGGCTGGGTCGAGGCCGCGCATTTCGTGCTGGCCGCGGTGCTCATCGGCGTACTGGTGAAGACGTGCCGGCCTGCGCGCGCGGCGGCCTGA
- a CDS encoding TIM barrel protein: protein MTDIVIVASAFGMDRVRQEGHGAFVATVAQAGAAGFEVRRELFASEADAAHDALAALGAQLAAHGLWSVYSTPANLYTDAGALDADALRDTLAEADALGARFVKFQLGGFAGDAHAADIVALSRGARARVVVENGQLPVGGALAQFRGLFDALDAAGAPRALGMTFDIGNWQWPGEAPLDCAQVLASHVEYIHCKAVEGEGARRFAAAPAPNDPLVTGVLAALPQQAPRGIEFPFDAADLAGDACRRVAWLEAA from the coding sequence ATGACAGACATCGTGATCGTGGCGAGCGCATTCGGGATGGACCGCGTGCGTCAGGAGGGCCACGGCGCATTCGTCGCGACCGTCGCGCAGGCGGGCGCGGCCGGGTTCGAGGTGCGGCGCGAACTGTTCGCGTCGGAAGCGGACGCGGCGCATGACGCGCTGGCCGCGCTTGGCGCGCAGCTCGCGGCGCACGGCTTGTGGTCGGTCTACTCGACGCCCGCCAACTTGTACACCGACGCAGGCGCGCTCGACGCCGACGCGCTGCGCGACACGCTCGCGGAAGCCGACGCGCTCGGCGCGCGCTTCGTGAAATTCCAGCTCGGCGGCTTCGCCGGCGATGCGCATGCGGCCGACATCGTCGCGCTGTCGCGCGGCGCGCGGGCCCGCGTGGTGGTCGAGAACGGCCAGCTCCCGGTCGGCGGCGCGCTCGCGCAGTTCCGTGGGCTGTTCGACGCGCTCGATGCGGCCGGCGCGCCGCGCGCGCTCGGGATGACGTTCGACATCGGCAACTGGCAGTGGCCGGGCGAAGCGCCGCTTGATTGCGCGCAAGTGCTCGCGTCGCATGTGGAATACATTCATTGCAAGGCCGTCGAGGGCGAGGGCGCACGCCGTTTCGCCGCCGCGCCGGCACCGAACGACCCGCTCGTGACCGGCGTGCTCGCGGCGCTGCCGCAGCAGGCGCCGCGCGGCATCGAGTTTCCGTTCGACGCGGCCGACCTGGCGGGCGATGCGTGCCGGCGTGTCGCGTGGCTCGAAGCCGCTTGA
- a CDS encoding LysR family transcriptional regulator, whose protein sequence is MTPDQLITFAAVAEHLNISHAAVALHLSQPAVSGQLRLLQDEFGEPLYQREGRGIRLTPVGEQLAQYAKAQRDTFAQARAFRDAVRGLEAGTLRIGASTTPASYLLPYLIAAFQPRAPRVAIHTMSGNTADVVAALPSLDIAMIEGPPGEALPPGTAVHAWREDEIVAIVPTGHPLAGPAHAGGVTLDALAAHPLVLREAGSAVRQLVERAFAHTGAPLRVAFEIAGVEAVKEAVRAGMGVGFVSAMSLRHDDAALVLRSLAPAPLARHFSILVPHGGAPSRVAAQFLALSLAQNGI, encoded by the coding sequence ATGACCCCGGATCAACTGATAACGTTCGCCGCCGTCGCCGAACACCTGAACATCAGCCACGCCGCCGTGGCGCTGCATCTGTCGCAGCCGGCCGTGTCGGGCCAGTTGCGGCTGCTGCAGGACGAATTCGGCGAGCCGCTGTACCAGCGCGAAGGCCGCGGCATCCGCCTGACCCCGGTCGGCGAGCAGCTCGCGCAGTACGCGAAGGCGCAGCGCGACACGTTCGCGCAGGCGCGCGCGTTTCGCGACGCGGTGCGCGGCCTGGAAGCCGGCACGCTGCGCATCGGCGCGAGTACGACACCCGCGAGCTACCTGTTGCCTTACCTGATCGCGGCGTTCCAGCCGCGCGCCCCGCGCGTGGCGATCCACACGATGAGCGGCAATACGGCCGACGTGGTCGCGGCGCTGCCGTCGCTCGACATCGCGATGATCGAAGGGCCGCCCGGCGAGGCGCTGCCGCCGGGCACCGCGGTGCACGCGTGGCGCGAGGACGAGATCGTGGCGATCGTGCCGACCGGGCATCCGCTGGCGGGGCCCGCGCACGCGGGCGGCGTGACGCTCGACGCGCTGGCGGCCCATCCGCTCGTCCTGCGCGAGGCGGGCTCCGCCGTGCGGCAACTCGTCGAGCGCGCATTCGCGCACACGGGCGCGCCGCTGCGCGTCGCATTCGAGATCGCGGGCGTCGAGGCCGTGAAAGAAGCCGTGCGTGCGGGAATGGGCGTCGGGTTCGTGTCCGCGATGTCGCTGCGTCACGACGATGCCGCGCTCGTCCTGCGCTCGCTCGCGCCCGCGCCGCTCGCGCGTCACTTCTCCATCCTGGTGCCGCACGGCGGCGCGCCGTCGCGGGTCGCCGCGCAATTCCTGGCGTTGAGCCTTGCGCAAAACGGGATTTGA
- a CDS encoding YeiH family protein, with translation MSTAPTPHLSPAAPSMRGQLNGVLFVALFAAAVTSLSQLPAIAGLGLSPLIVGIVAGALYGNALRDGMPASWAAGVNFSARKLLRIAVAFFGLRVSLQEIAQVGLPGLTVSVLVVVSTLAIGTWAGMKLMKLDRDSALLTAAGSAICGAAAVLAFESTLQSKPHQSAMAVGSVVLFGTLSMFLYPIAYHAGLLNLDPAGLGLFFGGTIHEVAQVVGAASDISPQVAHIATIVKMTRVMLLVPVLLVLGGWLARSARATAGGAQGKRKVAVPWFALGFLGFVIVNSLNVLPTDVTHTLNVLDTFALTMAMTALGIETRVAQIRAAGPRALMTGLILYVWLIAGGYGITWAVQHWLG, from the coding sequence ATGTCCACTGCCCCGACTCCTCATCTCAGCCCGGCCGCGCCGTCGATGCGCGGCCAGTTGAACGGCGTGCTGTTCGTCGCGCTGTTCGCCGCCGCCGTCACGAGCCTGTCCCAGCTTCCCGCGATCGCGGGGCTCGGCCTGTCGCCGCTGATCGTCGGCATCGTCGCCGGCGCGCTGTACGGCAACGCGCTGCGCGACGGCATGCCGGCAAGCTGGGCGGCCGGCGTCAATTTCTCCGCGCGCAAGCTGCTGCGCATCGCGGTCGCGTTCTTCGGGCTGCGCGTGAGCCTGCAGGAAATCGCGCAGGTCGGGCTGCCGGGCCTGACGGTGTCGGTCCTCGTCGTCGTCAGCACGCTCGCGATCGGCACCTGGGCCGGCATGAAGCTGATGAAGCTCGACCGCGATTCCGCGCTGCTGACCGCCGCCGGCAGCGCGATCTGCGGCGCGGCCGCCGTGCTCGCGTTCGAATCGACGCTGCAGTCGAAGCCGCACCAGAGCGCGATGGCCGTGGGCAGCGTCGTGCTGTTCGGCACGCTGTCGATGTTCCTGTACCCGATCGCCTATCACGCCGGTCTGCTGAACCTCGATCCGGCCGGCCTGGGCCTGTTCTTCGGCGGCACGATCCACGAGGTCGCGCAGGTGGTCGGCGCGGCGAGCGACATCAGCCCGCAGGTTGCGCACATCGCGACGATCGTCAAGATGACCCGCGTGATGCTGCTGGTGCCGGTGCTGCTGGTGCTCGGCGGGTGGCTCGCCCGCTCGGCCCGCGCCACCGCCGGCGGCGCGCAAGGCAAGCGCAAGGTGGCCGTGCCCTGGTTCGCGCTCGGCTTCCTCGGCTTCGTGATCGTCAACTCGCTGAACGTGCTGCCGACCGACGTCACGCACACGCTGAACGTGCTCGACACCTTCGCGCTGACGATGGCCATGACCGCGCTCGGCATCGAAACCCGCGTGGCGCAGATCCGCGCAGCCGGCCCGCGCGCGCTGATGACCGGCCTGATCCTGTACGTGTGGCTGATCGCCGGCGGCTACGGGATCACCTGGGCCGTGCAGCACTGGCTTGGCTGA
- a CDS encoding sugar kinase has translation MHQQLDVVTYGEAMAMFVATEPGHLAHATQFAKRIAGADLNVAIGLSRLGFRVGWMSRVGRDSFGGYVLDTLAREGIDASCVTVDPRYPTGFQLKSRNDDGSDPTVEYFRKGSAASHLSCDDYVADYVLGARHLHLTGVAPAISATSCELAFKLAREMRAAGKTISFDPNLRPTLWPSADVMAKTLNALASLADWVLPGIAEGRQLTGHDTPADIAGFYLAQGARGVVIKLGAQGAYYLTADGREGTVDGVRVERVVDTVGAGDGFAVGVVSALLEGRGVEQAVARGNRIGALAIQVIGDSEGLPTRAALDRIENVTNRADRLEETFTAQ, from the coding sequence ATGCACCAGCAACTCGATGTCGTGACCTACGGCGAAGCGATGGCGATGTTCGTCGCGACCGAGCCCGGTCATCTCGCGCATGCGACGCAATTCGCGAAGCGGATCGCGGGCGCCGACCTGAACGTCGCGATCGGCCTGTCGCGGCTCGGCTTCCGGGTCGGCTGGATGAGCCGCGTCGGCCGCGATTCGTTCGGCGGCTACGTGCTCGACACGCTGGCGCGCGAGGGCATCGACGCGTCGTGCGTGACCGTCGATCCGCGTTACCCGACCGGCTTTCAGCTCAAGTCGCGCAACGACGACGGCAGCGACCCGACCGTCGAGTATTTCCGCAAGGGCTCGGCCGCGAGCCACCTGTCGTGCGACGACTACGTGGCCGACTACGTGCTCGGCGCGCGCCACCTGCACCTGACGGGTGTCGCGCCGGCGATTTCCGCGACGTCGTGCGAGCTTGCGTTCAAGCTGGCGCGCGAAATGCGCGCGGCCGGCAAGACGATCTCGTTCGACCCGAACCTGCGCCCGACGCTGTGGCCGTCCGCCGACGTGATGGCGAAGACGCTGAACGCGCTCGCGTCGCTCGCCGACTGGGTGCTGCCGGGCATCGCCGAAGGGCGGCAACTGACCGGGCACGACACGCCGGCCGATATCGCGGGCTTCTATCTTGCGCAAGGCGCGCGCGGTGTCGTGATCAAGCTGGGCGCGCAAGGCGCGTACTATCTGACCGCCGACGGCCGCGAAGGCACGGTCGACGGCGTGCGCGTCGAGCGCGTCGTCGATACGGTCGGCGCCGGCGACGGCTTCGCGGTCGGCGTGGTCAGCGCGCTGCTCGAAGGCCGCGGCGTCGAGCAGGCCGTGGCGCGCGGCAACCGGATCGGCGCGCTCGCGATCCAGGTGATCGGCGACTCGGAAGGGCTGCCGACCCGTGCCGCGCTCGATCGAATCGAAAACGTCACCAATCGCGCCGATCGCTTAGAGGAAACCTTCACCGCGCAATGA
- a CDS encoding MFS transporter translates to MTANLAARRWWTIMPIVFITYSLAYLDRANYGFAAAAGINQDLGISKGLSSLIGALFFLGYFFFQIPGAIYAERRSVKKLVFVSLVLWGACAALTGVVSNIPSLMAIRFVLGVVEAAVMPAMLIYISNWFTKNERSRANTFLILGNPVTVLWMSIVSGYLVHEFGWRHMFIAEGVPAVLWAVCWWFLVQDKPADSDSPWLNAQEKRDLDAALAAEQAAIRPVRNYGEAFRSPAVIKLCAQYFCWSIGVYGFVLWLPSIVKNGSDLGMVATGWLSALPYLAATIAMLAASWASDKVGSRRGFVWPFLLIGAAAFAASYALGSSHFWISYALLVVAGAAMYAPYGPFFAIVPELLPKNVAGGAMALINSMGALGSFVGSYFVGYLNGATGSPVASYAFMSAALVAAVVLTLSVKPQAPDTHSLAAPLQGK, encoded by the coding sequence ATGACTGCCAATCTCGCCGCTCGACGCTGGTGGACGATCATGCCGATCGTCTTCATCACCTACAGCCTCGCCTACCTCGACCGCGCGAACTACGGGTTCGCCGCCGCGGCCGGCATCAACCAGGACCTCGGGATCAGCAAGGGCCTGTCGTCGCTGATCGGCGCGCTGTTCTTCCTCGGCTACTTCTTCTTCCAGATCCCCGGCGCGATCTATGCGGAACGCCGCAGCGTGAAGAAGCTCGTGTTCGTCAGCCTCGTCCTGTGGGGTGCCTGCGCGGCGCTCACGGGCGTGGTCAGCAACATCCCGTCGTTGATGGCGATCCGCTTCGTGCTCGGCGTCGTCGAGGCGGCCGTGATGCCGGCGATGCTGATCTACATCAGCAACTGGTTCACGAAGAACGAACGCTCGCGCGCGAACACGTTCCTGATCCTCGGCAACCCGGTCACCGTGCTGTGGATGTCGATCGTCTCGGGCTATCTCGTGCACGAATTCGGCTGGCGCCACATGTTCATCGCCGAAGGCGTGCCGGCCGTCCTCTGGGCCGTGTGCTGGTGGTTCCTCGTGCAGGACAAGCCGGCCGATTCCGATTCGCCGTGGCTCAACGCACAGGAAAAGCGCGACCTCGACGCCGCGCTCGCGGCCGAGCAGGCGGCGATCAGGCCCGTGCGCAACTACGGCGAGGCGTTCCGCTCGCCGGCCGTGATCAAGCTGTGCGCACAGTATTTCTGCTGGAGCATCGGCGTGTACGGCTTCGTGCTGTGGCTGCCGTCGATCGTCAAGAACGGCTCCGACCTCGGGATGGTCGCGACCGGCTGGCTGTCCGCGCTGCCGTATCTCGCCGCGACGATCGCGATGCTCGCCGCGTCGTGGGCGTCCGACAAGGTCGGTTCGCGCCGCGGCTTCGTGTGGCCGTTCCTGCTGATCGGCGCGGCCGCGTTCGCCGCGTCGTACGCACTCGGCTCGTCGCACTTCTGGATCTCGTATGCGCTGCTGGTCGTGGCGGGTGCCGCCATGTACGCGCCGTACGGCCCGTTCTTCGCGATCGTGCCGGAACTGCTGCCGAAGAACGTCGCCGGCGGCGCGATGGCGCTGATCAACAGCATGGGCGCGCTCGGCTCGTTCGTCGGCTCGTACTTCGTCGGCTACCTGAACGGTGCGACCGGCTCGCCCGTCGCGTCCTACGCGTTCATGAGCGCCGCGCTCGTCGCCGCGGTGGTCCTCACGCTGTCCGTCAAACCCCAGGCGCCCGATACGCATTCGCTCGCGGCGCCGCTGCAAGGAAAATGA
- a CDS encoding LacI family DNA-binding transcriptional regulator yields the protein MTDSQPTTTRPATISDVAREAGTGKTSVSRYLNGETHVLSTDLRQRIEAAIARLNYRPNQMARGLKRGRNRLLGMLAADLTNPYTVEVLQGVEAACQALGYMPLICHAANEVEMERRFLQLLTTYRVEGLIVNALGADEDVLRPLRGAGIPAVLVDRTVEGFEADLIGLDNADAIETALAHLVEHGFDAIHFVVQPFERVSSRRLREAAFRAALGARGLTVPSTVVLDLNEPDATATALADVDARIDDAARRGVRAALFAANAPVALAIARHLRVRFGAAWQQKAALLSIDDPEWAELIGITTIRQPTYEIGYKAVEFVHERIDGAAGDVRVSLLPGELVARASTAS from the coding sequence GTGACCGATTCGCAACCAACCACAACGCGTCCGGCGACGATCAGCGACGTCGCGCGCGAGGCCGGCACCGGCAAAACCAGCGTGTCGCGCTACCTGAACGGCGAGACGCACGTGCTGTCCACCGATCTGCGCCAGCGGATCGAAGCGGCAATCGCGCGGCTCAACTACCGGCCGAACCAGATGGCGCGCGGGCTCAAGCGCGGCCGCAACCGGCTGCTCGGCATGCTCGCAGCCGACCTGACCAATCCCTATACCGTCGAAGTGCTGCAGGGCGTCGAGGCTGCCTGCCAGGCGCTCGGCTACATGCCGCTGATCTGCCACGCGGCGAACGAAGTCGAGATGGAACGCCGCTTCCTGCAGCTGCTCACGACCTATCGCGTCGAAGGGCTGATCGTCAACGCGCTCGGCGCCGATGAGGACGTGCTGCGCCCGCTGCGCGGGGCCGGCATCCCGGCCGTGCTCGTCGACCGGACCGTCGAAGGCTTCGAGGCCGACCTGATCGGCCTCGACAACGCCGACGCGATCGAGACGGCCCTCGCGCACCTGGTCGAACACGGTTTCGACGCGATCCATTTCGTCGTGCAGCCGTTCGAGCGCGTCAGCTCGCGGCGCCTGCGCGAGGCCGCATTCCGCGCGGCACTGGGCGCGCGCGGGCTGACGGTGCCGTCGACCGTCGTGCTCGACCTGAACGAGCCCGACGCGACCGCGACGGCGCTCGCCGACGTCGATGCCCGCATCGACGACGCGGCACGGCGCGGCGTGCGCGCGGCGCTGTTCGCCGCGAACGCGCCGGTCGCGCTCGCGATCGCGCGCCACCTGCGCGTGCGCTTCGGCGCCGCATGGCAGCAGAAGGCGGCGCTGCTGTCGATCGACGATCCGGAATGGGCCGAGCTGATCGGTATCACGACGATCCGGCAGCCGACCTACGAAATCGGCTACAAGGCCGTCGAATTCGTGCACGAGCGGATCGACGGCGCGGCGGGCGACGTACGCGTCTCGCTGTTGCCCGGCGAGCTGGTTGCGCGCGCGTCGACCGCAAGCTGA